One Kangiella geojedonensis DNA segment encodes these proteins:
- a CDS encoding YnbE family lipoprotein — translation MSRKKSIAFSAFCAAVFAVSGCTVKLEAPDKPIHIIGDFTIKHEVVVKVEKALDQVLTEESGLF, via the coding sequence ATGAGCAGGAAAAAAAGTATTGCTTTCAGTGCATTCTGCGCTGCGGTATTTGCAGTCAGCGGTTGCACAGTAAAACTAGAAGCTCCAGACAAACCCATTCATATTATTGGTGACTTCACCATTAAGCATGAAGTAGTGGTTAAAGTTGAAAAAGCATTAGACCAAGTATTAACTGAGGAATCTGGTTTATT
- a CDS encoding intermembrane phospholipid transport protein YdbH family protein, protein MQQETTQKRSWLKISIKTLLWTSVVLALAFGVAYWTAPSWVPAQAQKFLPATIKLDDLDFKRPGLTSTHIDRLSLTVGTEPQYTLIFHDVDLGYSLWQRKLTSISAQKALVKWPETTPKPNKKEALQQIPLPQLPVSTITIEELTVEGLTLQDIIAKNIQLSDRDKTLSINTQVAFLDKTFAITAQANRHKQQLSTIKATIQQAENSLIVEATPYNSNHWQLVTNGTVGLEDLYPESGIEPVKFSLGGTVTVAEAFELTLEPESHVTTQINAKQLGLLPALQDFLQQNHISSNIESFEPTYDLSISPSDTTHIMYRSDNNHVTVPNGQLNVKATNPAIKTEATISALNLSLDQPLSANMQQLLALVTLDVDSLSAKLNSPEHQASSNNIKLTAQASLALANSALTIKSTKAQLKLSPVSYQGNNSTASITKNSWDIVGDSFISFKQGVHPTHKWKLSANETFNSTLSLEKEQFSANDITAQFNFIQNDQTPNGVLSGNYQASKASLSQQPLHLNTLKGTLQFALKKTPKGKLTFANARYNNQQIGVSNISGELDWHKNTRYFVAQGHLQHQNSKVPFTYEFNLETSRHNLKVKQSSLPVSTITGWVNILKNYPQLSFNSGQLEIDSLDGDPIGLLFDGKLKLDNFNLNYDEFYVRNWTIEDSLTPSSKLGGTLKSHIESIELATDIAITNVSFLMPHTINSLVITNLKGNLLKGSLEIPQLTVNESGIPPFTAYLKAVDINALLSALNSEKLTLTGRFDFTLPLTISKKGQQITHGTFKALTEGVIKLKSDKGKEANIAFQALENFHYQEFSGSINYDAKGDYTIELNVLGSNPNLYNGFPIKLDLTLRGHLPEMLYSMIISGDMMKPILDDLEQRKVLNIQQ, encoded by the coding sequence GTGCAGCAAGAAACAACCCAAAAACGCTCTTGGCTTAAGATATCGATAAAAACACTGCTGTGGACAAGCGTCGTTCTAGCACTCGCGTTCGGTGTGGCTTATTGGACGGCTCCGTCTTGGGTTCCAGCACAGGCCCAGAAATTTTTACCTGCAACCATTAAGTTAGACGATCTTGATTTTAAACGCCCCGGCCTCACCTCAACTCATATAGATCGCTTATCGCTTACCGTCGGCACCGAACCACAATACACACTGATCTTTCATGATGTCGACTTGGGTTATTCCTTGTGGCAAAGAAAGCTCACTTCAATATCTGCACAAAAAGCGCTGGTAAAATGGCCAGAAACTACGCCAAAACCCAACAAAAAAGAAGCATTACAGCAGATTCCGTTACCTCAACTGCCTGTATCGACAATAACCATTGAAGAATTAACGGTTGAAGGGTTAACGCTACAAGATATCATCGCTAAAAATATACAACTCAGCGATCGGGACAAAACCCTCAGCATTAACACTCAAGTCGCTTTTCTTGATAAGACCTTTGCTATAACCGCTCAAGCCAATCGCCACAAGCAACAATTATCTACTATCAAGGCAACTATTCAGCAGGCTGAAAACAGTCTCATAGTTGAAGCCACACCATACAACAGTAACCATTGGCAGCTTGTAACCAATGGGACGGTAGGCTTAGAGGATCTTTATCCAGAATCTGGGATTGAGCCAGTCAAATTTTCTTTAGGTGGCACTGTAACTGTTGCCGAAGCGTTCGAACTCACACTAGAACCTGAAAGCCACGTCACCACACAAATCAACGCCAAACAACTGGGACTATTACCTGCACTACAAGACTTTTTGCAGCAAAACCACATCAGCTCCAATATCGAGAGCTTTGAACCAACATATGACCTTTCGATTTCACCGAGCGACACGACACATATCATGTATCGAAGCGACAATAATCACGTAACAGTCCCTAATGGTCAGCTCAACGTTAAAGCAACAAACCCTGCCATTAAGACAGAGGCAACAATCTCTGCGCTCAACCTGAGCCTTGATCAACCTCTTTCAGCTAATATGCAACAGCTGCTAGCTTTAGTGACCCTTGATGTTGATAGCTTATCAGCAAAACTTAACTCCCCTGAACATCAAGCGTCCAGCAACAATATCAAGCTGACGGCTCAAGCGAGCCTAGCTCTAGCGAACTCAGCATTAACCATCAAGAGTACCAAAGCACAGTTGAAACTATCTCCAGTGAGTTACCAGGGCAATAACTCCACAGCTTCAATCACGAAAAACAGTTGGGACATAGTGGGCGATTCTTTTATTAGCTTCAAACAGGGCGTCCATCCAACCCATAAATGGAAACTCAGTGCTAACGAAACGTTCAATAGCACCCTTAGCCTCGAAAAAGAGCAATTTTCCGCTAACGACATCACCGCCCAGTTTAATTTCATTCAGAACGACCAAACACCTAATGGAGTGTTGTCTGGAAATTACCAAGCTTCAAAGGCCTCTTTATCCCAGCAGCCCTTGCACTTAAACACACTCAAGGGAACACTCCAGTTTGCCCTAAAGAAAACACCCAAGGGCAAACTTACCTTTGCAAATGCTCGCTATAATAATCAGCAAATTGGTGTCTCTAATATCTCCGGAGAACTAGACTGGCATAAAAACACTCGTTATTTCGTTGCCCAAGGTCACCTTCAGCACCAAAACTCAAAGGTACCATTCACCTATGAATTTAATTTAGAAACTTCACGACACAACTTAAAAGTTAAGCAGTCGTCCCTACCAGTATCAACCATCACTGGTTGGGTGAATATTCTAAAGAATTACCCTCAATTAAGCTTTAACTCTGGGCAACTAGAGATTGACTCACTTGATGGCGACCCAATAGGGCTATTGTTTGATGGCAAACTAAAACTCGATAATTTCAACCTCAATTATGATGAGTTCTATGTTAGGAACTGGACCATCGAAGACTCTCTAACACCCAGCTCTAAACTTGGTGGCACCCTTAAGAGTCACATTGAAAGCATTGAACTGGCAACCGACATTGCGATTACCAACGTGTCGTTTTTAATGCCACACACCATCAATAGTCTGGTCATTACTAACCTCAAAGGCAACCTTCTTAAAGGAAGTCTTGAAATACCCCAGTTAACGGTTAATGAATCAGGTATTCCGCCTTTTACGGCTTATTTGAAAGCCGTTGATATCAATGCATTATTAAGTGCACTGAATAGTGAAAAACTGACACTGACCGGACGCTTTGACTTTACCTTACCTCTGACTATCAGCAAAAAAGGCCAACAAATTACTCATGGAACCTTTAAAGCTTTAACAGAAGGCGTTATTAAACTGAAGTCAGACAAAGGCAAAGAGGCCAATATTGCATTCCAAGCCTTAGAGAATTTCCATTACCAAGAGTTCTCAGGCAGTATCAATTACGATGCCAAGGGAGACTACACCATTGAACTTAATGTTCTAGGGTCAAACCCTAATTTATACAATGGCTTTCCGATCAAACTCGATTTAACGTTACGAGGCCATTTACCAGAGATGCTCTATTCAATGATCATCAGTGGCGATATGATGAAGCCTATTCTAGATGACTTGGAACAAAGAAAAGTTCTCAACATTCAGCAATAA